GGGCTTGCCCCGGTCATGACCGTTGGCGGTGAGGTTTTCGGAAAAGTCACAAAAGACCAGATTTCCGGAATTATCGAGAAATTCAAATAAGGAAAGCGATACAGGGCAATGCATATCTTTATCTGTGATTTTTTGCTGGATATTGTCCAGAACTCGTATGAAGCAGGAAGTACCCAGGTAATTCTTGACATACAGGAGACCGGTACCAGAATGCAGTTTCTGGTTCACGATAACGGCAAGGGAATGGATAAGGCTTTGCAGGAAAAGGTGTTGGACCCTTTTTATACGAATGGGGTCAAACATATAAAACGGAAGGTCGGATTGGGATTGCCGTTTCTTGTCCAGGCGGTTGAAGCCGGTGGTGGAAACTTTTCCCTTAGTTCCGAACCAGGTGTAGGGACGGATGTTGGTTTTGGTTTCGACCTTGGCAATATCGACACCCCGCCATTGGGCGATCTCCCTTCAACACTGATGCTTCTGATGAGTCATCCGCTTGCGGTTGAATTTATTGTCAGACGATCGCTCTCGACCGAGAAAGGCCGAGGAGACTATGCGGTTTCAAAATCGGAGTTGGAGGATGTTCTGGGACCCTTGACACAGTGCGGTGCAATGACCTTGCTGTTGGAGTTTCTCCAGTCCCAGGAAGATGACCTGAAGCAGTTTTATGTGGAGCACACACCTTCTGTAGTGTAGCTCTGTTTCGCAGAATATTGAGGAGACGTGAACAATGGGTAAAATGACTCTTGAGGAATTGAGAAAACTGAGGGAAACCAAGCAGAGTGCCTTGCAGAAGCGCGATATCGAAGGCAAGGATTGTCAGGTTGTCGTCGGAATGGGTACTTGTGGTATCGCCGCAGGGGCCAAGGTCGTGCTGGATGCTTTCCTGCAGATTCTTGATGAACACAAAATCACTAACGTATCCGTCACCCAGACCGGATGCATGGGCCTTTGCTATGTGGAACCGACCATTGAGGTTTTGGTCCCCGGTATGCCCGATGTTATTTATGGTAAGGTAGATGCCGCAACGGTCAAAAAGATTGTTGAGCAGCACATCATCGCTAAGCAACTGGTTACTGATCATCTCTTTGATCGTCCGGCTGCCGATATCATGAAGAAGGACGGGGGTAGATAATGGCTTTCAGAAACTACATCTTGGTCTGTGGAGGTACGGCCTGTGAATCAAGCCGTTCAGACCAGATTTACCAGAACCTTGTGGAAGAATGTAAGGCACAGGGCTTGGCAGAAGAGGTTCAGGTTGTAAAAACCGGATGTTTCGGTTTTTGTGAACAGGGACCAATCGTAAAGATCCTTCCCGAGGATTCCTTTTATGTAAAGGTAAAACCCGAGGATGCCAAGGAAATTGTCGCAGAACATATCGTAAAGGGCCGTGTAGTTACCCGTCTTCTCTATAATAAGGAAGCGAGCCAGAAACATGCGAAGGTCGAGGATATCCAGTTCTACCAGAAACAGTTCCGTATCGTTTTGAGAAACTGTGGTTTTATCGATCCCGAGAACATTGACGAATATATTGCCCGTGAAGGGTATGCAGCCCTCGAGAAGGCTCTTTTCGAAATGACCAGCGATGATATCATTGACGAATTGAAGACATCTGGTTTGCGTGGTCGCGGTGGTGCCGGATTCCCTACCTGGATGAAGTGGAACTTCTCCAAGCAGGCCGAGAACGAAGTAAAGTATGTTGTCTGTAATGCCGATGAAGGCGACCCGGGTGCATACATGGACCGTTCTACCCTTGAAGGGGACCCGCATTCAGTCCTTGAGGCAATGACCATCTGTGGTAAGGCAATCGGGGCTAAACAGGGCTTTATCTACATCCGCGCAGAATATCCCTTGGCTATCCATCGTCTGGAAGTAGCCATGAAGCAGTCACGTGAATATGGCTTGCTCGGAGAGAATATCCTTGGCAGCGGTTTTGATTTCGATATTGAGATCAGGCTCGGTGCAGGCGCATTCGTCTGTGGTGAGGAAACCGCTTTGTTGCAGTCGATCGAAGGACACCGTGGTATGCCACAGCCTCGTCCACCGTTCCCTGCCGTCAAGGGCCTCTGGGGAAAACCGACTGTAATCAACAACGTTGAGACCTGGGCAAATATTCCTGTCATCATTACCAAGGGTGGAAACTGGTTCAATAAAATCGGTACTGCCGACAGTAAGGGAACCAAAGTCTTTGCCTTGACCGGTAAGATCAGCAACTCAGGCCTTGTCGAGGTTCCGATGGGCACTACCTTGAGGGAAATCGTATTTGATATCGGCGGCGGTATTGCCCATGGAAAGAAATTCAAGGCAGTACAGACCGGTGGTCCCAGCGGTGGCGTTATTACCGAGGCAAACCTCGATACCCCGATTGACTTCGGTTCTTTGGTACGCATCGGTTCCATGATGGGAAGCGGTGGAATGATTGTAATGGATGAAGACGATTGTATCGTCGACGTTGCAAAATTCTATCTGAACTTCACCGTTGATGAATCCTGTGGAAAATGTGCTCCCTGCCGTATCGGTGGAAGATCTCTTTGCAATATCCTTGAAAAGATAACCGCGGGGAACGGGACGCTCCAGGACCTGGAGACCTTGAAGACCATCGGCGCAGCTATGAAGAAAGGTTCACTCTGTGCCCTTGGACAGACGGCTCCAAACCCGGTTCTTTCTTCCATGAAATTCTTCCCAGAGGAATACATGGCGCATATCATCGATAAGAAATGTCCAAGCGGTACTTGTAAGAAGTTGGTTACCTATTCCATTAATCCGGAAAAGTGTATTGGCTGTACGGCTTGCGCCCGCAAGTGCCCAGTCGGTGCCATTACCGGGGAAAGGAAGCAGGTCCACTCCATCAACTCCAGCATTTGTATCAAGTGCGGTGTGTGTAAGGAGACTTGCAAATTTGGAGCAGTCGAGGTCCATTAGGACCCCCAAGAGGAGGAATCAATTGAGTATCGTACATGTAAAGATAAATGGTATCCCCGTTGAAGTCGCAGAGGGTACCAGCGTATTGAATGCAGCAAAGGCTGCCGGGGTCCGTATTCCGACCCTTTGTTATCACGAAGACCTTAAGCCCTTCGGTTCCTGTGGCCTGTGCATTGTAAAGCAGGAAGGAAACGCAAAGATCCTTCGTGCCTGTGCTTCCCCCGTCAACGAGGGTTTGAGTGTCATTACCAACGACCCGGAGTTGTTCTCCGTTCGTAAGACCATCCTTGAATTGATGCTGAGCACTCATCCGTCTTCCTGTTTGACCTGTATTCGCAATGGCGAATGCGAGTTGCAGGACCTTGCCGCCGAGTTCGGTATCAGGGAACAGCCGTTTGAAGTCAGGCTCAATGAAAAACCGATCGACAAGTCCACCGCTTCCATCGTCCTTGATCCTGTTAAGTGTATCAAGTGCGGTCGTTGCGTACAGGTCTGCCAGGACCTCCAGGGTGTATTCGCCCTTGAGTTCATCGGCCGTGGTGATGGTACCTGCATGGCTCCTGCTGCAATGCTCTCCCTTGATGACAGCCCGTGTGTAAAGTGTGGCCAGTGTGCTGCCCATTGCCCCGTCGGTGCCATCTACGAAAGGGATGAGACTGATATTTTCCGTTCTGCAGTCGCGGATCCGGAAAAGAAGGTTGTCGTACAGATTGCCCCGTCGATTCGTGTCGGCCTGAGCGAATCCTTCGGGCTTCCCTCCGGTACCGTTACGACCAAGAAAATTTACACTGCCCTGCGCAAAATCGGTGCAGATGTAATCCACGATACCAACTTCAGTGCTGACTTGACCATCATGGAAGAAGGTAGTGAGCTGGTGAACCGTTTGACCACCGGAGGCGTCTTGCCTCAGCTGACAAGCTGTTGCCCGGCTTGGATCGACTATGTCGAGAAGTATTATCCAGACTTGTTGGATAATGTTTCCAGTGCCAAAAGCCCTATGATGATGCAGGGAGCCATTACCAAGACCTACTATGCCCAGAAGGCTGGCATAGATCCTGCAAAGATTTTCTCTGTCGCCATCATGCCCTGTACTGCCAAAAAGTACGAGATTATCCGTGATGACAACATGCAGGCCTCAGGGTATCCTGATGTTGATTTGGTACTGACAACACGTGAACTTGCCCGCCTTATCAAGAGCTCTGGCATGGACTTCCTCAAGCTTGAGGAAGAGGAAGCTGATAGCCCGATCGGTGAGTATTCCGGTGCAGGTACCATCTTCGGTGCCACCGGTGGTGTCATGGAAGCAGCAGTAAGGACCGCTTACCATCTCGTTACCAAGAAGGAAATGGAGAAGGTAGAGGTTGAAGCTGTCCGTGGTCTGGACAATATCAAGAAGGGAACCGTTGATTTTGATGGTACCCCTGTAAGGGTAGCTGTTGTCCATGGTCTTTCAAACGTCAAAGTCTTGATGGATGAGATTCGAGCGGCCAAAGCCGAAGGCAGAACTGCCCCGTACGAGTTCATCGAAATCATGGCTTGCCGTGGCGGTTGTATTGCAGGCGGTGGCCAGCCTTACGGTGCCGACGACGAGTTGCGCAAGGAAAGAAGTGAAGGTCTGTACCAGGATGACAAGGACAGCAAGGTCAGGTGCTCGCACCAGAACCCGTCCATCCTCAAGATCTACGAGGATTTCCTTACCGAGCCAATGAGCCATGAGGCCCATCACTTGTTGCACACCAAGTATCACGAGATTCCTGTCTACAAGGCGTAATCTTGCATACAGTTAGTTGATTTGCTGCCCGGCTTCGAAAAGAGGTCGGGCTTACTTTTGCCGGTATGCAAGGGCCTTTTTGCATGGAGGTACTCTACAATCTCCTGTCAGTTACAAAGGAAAAGTGGTTCGGTTAAACTGCAAACCCTAGGGTTTTCGTTTGAGCTCCC
The sequence above is a segment of the Sphaerochaeta pleomorpha str. Grapes genome. Coding sequences within it:
- a CDS encoding ATP-binding protein, whose translation is MHIFICDFLLDIVQNSYEAGSTQVILDIQETGTRMQFLVHDNGKGMDKALQEKVLDPFYTNGVKHIKRKVGLGLPFLVQAVEAGGGNFSLSSEPGVGTDVGFGFDLGNIDTPPLGDLPSTLMLLMSHPLAVEFIVRRSLSTEKGRGDYAVSKSELEDVLGPLTQCGAMTLLLEFLQSQEDDLKQFYVEHTPSVV
- a CDS encoding NADH-quinone oxidoreductase subunit NuoF — encoded protein: MAFRNYILVCGGTACESSRSDQIYQNLVEECKAQGLAEEVQVVKTGCFGFCEQGPIVKILPEDSFYVKVKPEDAKEIVAEHIVKGRVVTRLLYNKEASQKHAKVEDIQFYQKQFRIVLRNCGFIDPENIDEYIAREGYAALEKALFEMTSDDIIDELKTSGLRGRGGAGFPTWMKWNFSKQAENEVKYVVCNADEGDPGAYMDRSTLEGDPHSVLEAMTICGKAIGAKQGFIYIRAEYPLAIHRLEVAMKQSREYGLLGENILGSGFDFDIEIRLGAGAFVCGEETALLQSIEGHRGMPQPRPPFPAVKGLWGKPTVINNVETWANIPVIITKGGNWFNKIGTADSKGTKVFALTGKISNSGLVEVPMGTTLREIVFDIGGGIAHGKKFKAVQTGGPSGGVITEANLDTPIDFGSLVRIGSMMGSGGMIVMDEDDCIVDVAKFYLNFTVDESCGKCAPCRIGGRSLCNILEKITAGNGTLQDLETLKTIGAAMKKGSLCALGQTAPNPVLSSMKFFPEEYMAHIIDKKCPSGTCKKLVTYSINPEKCIGCTACARKCPVGAITGERKQVHSINSSICIKCGVCKETCKFGAVEVH
- a CDS encoding NADH-dependent [FeFe] hydrogenase, group A6, with translation MSIVHVKINGIPVEVAEGTSVLNAAKAAGVRIPTLCYHEDLKPFGSCGLCIVKQEGNAKILRACASPVNEGLSVITNDPELFSVRKTILELMLSTHPSSCLTCIRNGECELQDLAAEFGIREQPFEVRLNEKPIDKSTASIVLDPVKCIKCGRCVQVCQDLQGVFALEFIGRGDGTCMAPAAMLSLDDSPCVKCGQCAAHCPVGAIYERDETDIFRSAVADPEKKVVVQIAPSIRVGLSESFGLPSGTVTTKKIYTALRKIGADVIHDTNFSADLTIMEEGSELVNRLTTGGVLPQLTSCCPAWIDYVEKYYPDLLDNVSSAKSPMMMQGAITKTYYAQKAGIDPAKIFSVAIMPCTAKKYEIIRDDNMQASGYPDVDLVLTTRELARLIKSSGMDFLKLEEEEADSPIGEYSGAGTIFGATGGVMEAAVRTAYHLVTKKEMEKVEVEAVRGLDNIKKGTVDFDGTPVRVAVVHGLSNVKVLMDEIRAAKAEGRTAPYEFIEIMACRGGCIAGGGQPYGADDELRKERSEGLYQDDKDSKVRCSHQNPSILKIYEDFLTEPMSHEAHHLLHTKYHEIPVYKA
- a CDS encoding (2Fe-2S) ferredoxin domain-containing protein — its product is MGKMTLEELRKLRETKQSALQKRDIEGKDCQVVVGMGTCGIAAGAKVVLDAFLQILDEHKITNVSVTQTGCMGLCYVEPTIEVLVPGMPDVIYGKVDAATVKKIVEQHIIAKQLVTDHLFDRPAADIMKKDGGR